Genomic window (Culex pipiens pallens isolate TS chromosome 3, TS_CPP_V2, whole genome shotgun sequence):
ATCTagtattgttcataaaattatcgatttatgttacattttaaactgaattcgaagcacgaatcacaagttttcacatttcatatgaaatttgttcaactgaaattgcctataaatttggagatttttttaattatgtttcaaaaacacatattatttaatatttacaaaattagtttaccttctcctagtggaaaattgtccaaagaatccgaacatgtattccattttccgattcaaaatcatgttcattgagaaaatcatgacactttgagaagtttgaaataatgcctttcatcaaaattttcttaataatagttaactcactttttaaacctttcaaaatgttatgaaaagttcttcttgaggtactttgagtacttctcttccatggtcagtatggttccaaaccattccgtacgtatttaatttggactcttcattttgcggaaaaatctcaaacaagggtcctgattgctcaaaatcaaccactccattcgcgagcacaaatagcaggcgacgcgatactgccctaatgaattcctaccgtttgtcactttcacaccattcgctcccgaacactctctcttctactctccttctctctctgatcggctcagtctccgaacggctccggcaggccgatcgtctccgatcactcttaactgaaaacattttttctctgatgcaatgcgttatactcattgatttgggttgcttaaaatcaatgttatcaattaaattttgcatttattttgatttcataacattatagacaccattcaaagaaacttccaccaagaaaaatcaaattgatggcaaactgaggacgtgaagacaaaaagactgccgcacTGGCAtattgtgagaatggctcttcggaggcaaatattttcacgatataTTTGTTCGCTGGAGAatagttcgggccactcgctggctgcttgcgagtatcattcgctcatgaatgctagcgggttggaataggcgacgaatggataggcaatgagtgagtggtttctgttcattgaaccgaaaatcagaaCCCTtgatctcaaacctatcaaagtcaccctgttttacggtactttagtgtccatgtttgcccattttcaggggttgtttttACTTATAAAACtaacatctggccaaaatatgaggcctttttagatgcattttgatttttgaaattaaaatgaattttgctAAAGTTACagtattttaaagattttttacgtttttgaaccttcaaacattgtgtcccgatttgccccactccCGGCAATCTAGAGTGCTGATATTTTGGCCAggtgctagttttatatgtacaaagaACCCCTGAAAATGGCACATtgatgaggtccaaacgacgtcccatacaaaggggtatgccctgttcgtggactcgctcttaaattcaACTAAGTATTAAAAACTGTTTCAATGGATTGTAATGTCTTCCAATTAAaagttttactgtttttttccaACTCAagctttatttatttaaaatctgtctTAACAATCACAAATGATAACACTTATAAAATTAATTCCTGGCACATGTAACAGTATGCGTTTCCACATGGAATATCATTCCAAAAGAGAACACCATCCCTGTTGAAACCGACGAGGCAATCTTCTGGACCTTGATTATTCGGTTCACCGTTGTCCCACGCTGAGAATTGATTCCAGCCCGGTATCTGACGGTGATTGACCAACCACATCCACGATCCTTCTTTGCCCAAATCGGTTCCGCTGGTCAGTACATAGTCAGTGTAGGATCCTACAGCAGCCAGAAAGGCCAAATTATCTTCGGCAGACTCAATTGTCGCCAGTTCTTGGTTAATGTCCATGCATTTACGCCATGCAGTAATGTAATCCACTTTGTTGTCACAGAAGAATGAATACTTTTTGCTCTTGTGCAGGAAATCAACCGGGTATGGATGGAGAtaatctgaaattaaaaaaaaaagtttttagacaAAACCCCTTTTGGAAGTTTTCAACCACTTACCAAGTACATCAGCTGGATTCAAAGCTTTGCCATCATCTCCTGGACTAACCGATTTGCTGCTTTCTCCGGAAGTAACATTCTTGCTAGCTTCTTCCGCGGAGATCCCACTAAACAGCACCACCGCTGCTAAAAACAGTGCCGATCGATACATTCTGGCCTCTGGTTGCAGTCGTCCAAGAACAGTTCTCCTTGGTGCGAATCCTTTTTATACGCTTTCTCCAAAGTTCCACCGGGTGCGAGTTATGCAAGATGCAATTTTTCGGTGGAACCGGTTTAATGCATTTGACCTCTTTTCGTGGAAGACTACTGGTTCCAAAAAAGAAATTCAGACCTTGTGTTTGGTAATGATGGCGAAACCTGTCCAGTGAAATGGGTCAACAATCAGGAAGTAACGAGGTTTTTAAGATAAATGCTTTGATTCACGTCGAACAATTTAGTATAAGTTAAGGTTGGAGGGCGTACTGTAAGGGTCATTCGAGTTCAAATGGAGCAACACTCGTAATTGGCAAAACCTGGAAGAAACACGATTTGCTTTAAAGTCGGACCACCTTCTTTTATAGTACTAAATAACATGGCTTTTGTGCCACTTTAACGCAACTTGTATATAAAGCCACTGATCTGAACAAAATCATATTCGTATCATTCAATATTGGAGGTGAGATGGACCGATTGaaagtttgttttgttgttttcctttgcgttttcatacaattttctgCAAACGAATCTGTCGCTCAAGAAACTGATCAAGAAGATCGTCATGTTGGTATGTATGACATTTATGCTAAAATGGattgtttatgatttttcatgcaattttaGTTCCTGCTATAAATGAGTATCTCAACCAAACCAAGGTGTACACACTGCACTGTGAAAAAACAGTTGACTTCTTCACGGCATGGCGATCCTGCTACGATCTTGGCGAAGAACTAGCCACGATAGAGTCATCGCGTGACAATAAAGCACTGGCAAGTGCTCTTGAATCATCGGACAATCTGGCGTACACAAGTGGAACGGACGCGGGCAAAGAAGGATCCTACGTTTGGCTGGTCAACAAGCGACCCATTCCCGGTCAATGGAACAACTTTACCGCCTGGAACCCTGGAGAACCAAACAACTCGGAGTCCAAGGAACATTGCTTGGTGGTTAAAAATCTGCCCAATGGAAGTGCCGGTTGGAATGATGTTCCCTGTGACGTGAGCCTATGCTACGTTTGCCAAAGGTTTGAAATTCCAGATGGAGCAGAAGTTTATTGATTTAATTGTACTGGTCATAGCTACCATTTGagcttaattaaaaaattaaaacacttaAGAACActtaatcaataaaaaaaacttgatgcttttaaaattaaataaatatttcttaaaataacAGTAAATCGCCAAAATATATACGACTAAAATATCACGGAGTCATTTTGGTTCAAACATCTCACGTGGGACCGGTTttcagaataaaaaatcattccgTACTTCTAACTGTTACTTCTTCTTACCATTCGaataaaaaacagtattttgcaTCTGAcctgcccgtgtggatcaatcggaccgcgcactggactaacaatccagaggtcgccggttcgaatcccgcggcgggcgctctaaaattctttgtgtaaatatgggtattcggcgccgtcgctccgtgccatactttcatacacttaggttggtactagcaatggtggccgacagctataaagtcaacttcgtttcgttttcattttgcatcatactGTTGATTCCAACCAATTTAATGGATTATTGATTGAAGTATGATACCCAACGTGAGAAGAAATAAAAGGTGACACATGACCAATTTGACAGCGAACTTTGCATATTggtcatttattttatttcataatattttaatCACTGGaaactactgtcaaaatgtcaTCCCTGAGGCCACTCCAAgttatggccactactgtcaaaatgttcattttcatgtccataaattttgatacccatattgccaaaactcaattaattgttcgctctacagcattgccttggcgttctcgattgcgagattcttaCTAGAAACTAGGTGACGGAagattgattgttgaggcaattgcaaacctctttttacaccttagcttccatccaccccgggattcgatctaacgacctttggattgtgagtccaactgcctaccagcgacttcaccgagacaggacccagggagacgacctggactgagctaacgacctgacctctaggttagaccggggccaacatttacttctccgtccgacggaaggcgtgatcagacaaatctcgtctcgaaaatgcCACCagaaccgtctgggatcgaacccagtccAACTGGGgtaagaggcaaccacgcttaccacaACTCCTGGCCAAAACTCTAATTGTTCgttaaatgtcctcccgggaattttttttgagCTTCTATGGCTTTGCTAACGATGTTATTTATTCATGACGAATGTgtgttttcatgaaattttaatcaaatttatgcttttttctattttttttttctgccaagatggcagtcaatcatattcaatcagaccacgcgtttagcgccatatttaagcATTGCATATTTGGCTGCGTTAAATGCTCTTTTAGgacctttcaggcctgaatttttctgagctaTGTTAATCTACAATTTTGGTACCAGTAGTTAATTTTTTCCATAAGTAAAcagaaacaggcaaaaaaagGTACATTTCATTATTGGACGTTTTGGgacctccaaagtgtcctggaatacagatcgtggagtctaccgccgtatcaacaagattctaccaagtttccgattatggttcatattcagtgatgttcctgggaccttttggcaacactctgagctttgtggatcacttttgggatgttctgggtcctctaaAGTGTCCTG
Coding sequences:
- the LOC120427770 gene encoding CD209 antigen-like — its product is MYRSALFLAAVVLFSGISAEEASKNVTSGESSKSVSPGDDGKALNPADVLDYLHPYPVDFLHKSKKYSFFCDNKVDYITAWRKCMDINQELATIESAEDNLAFLAAVGSYTDYVLTSGTDLGKEGSWMWLVNHRQIPGWNQFSAWDNGEPNNQGPEDCLVGFNRDGVLFWNDIPCGNAYCYMCQELIL
- the LOC120427773 gene encoding mannose-binding protein C-like; translation: MDRLKVCFVVFLCVFIQFSANESVAQETDQEDRHVVPAINEYLNQTKVYTLHCEKTVDFFTAWRSCYDLGEELATIESSRDNKALASALESSDNLAYTSGTDAGKEGSYVWLVNKRPIPGQWNNFTAWNPGEPNNSESKEHCLVVKNLPNGSAGWNDVPCDVSLCYVCQRFEIPDGAEVY